In the genome of Solibacillus silvestris, one region contains:
- a CDS encoding RNA polymerase factor sigma-70 (DNA-dependent RNA polymerase catalyzes the transcription of DNA into RNA using the four ribonucleoside triphosphates as substrates), with protein MLKSEKLQMVLRFEHLTDEELVEQVHLGNTDALDFLISKYRLFVKAKARSYFLIGADKEDIIQEGMIGLYKAIRDFKEDKLASFRAFAELCITRQIITAIKTATRQKHIPLNSYVSLDKPIYDEESERTLMDIITSPISDDPEYLMINREDYLYLEEKMGEVLSELEQQVLVRYLEGQSYNEISEELDRHVKSIDNALQRVKRKLERHLELKEMT; from the coding sequence AACATTTGACAGATGAAGAGCTTGTAGAACAAGTGCATCTAGGCAATACAGATGCGTTAGATTTTTTAATTTCAAAATACCGATTGTTTGTTAAGGCGAAAGCGCGGTCGTATTTTTTAATTGGTGCGGACAAAGAAGATATAATTCAAGAAGGAATGATTGGCTTATATAAAGCGATTCGGGATTTTAAAGAGGACAAGCTTGCGTCATTCCGTGCCTTTGCAGAACTTTGCATTACACGGCAAATTATTACGGCAATTAAAACAGCTACTAGACAAAAGCATATTCCGCTAAATTCATATGTTTCTTTAGATAAGCCAATTTACGATGAAGAATCAGAGCGCACACTGATGGATATTATTACGAGTCCTATTTCGGACGATCCTGAGTATTTGATGATTAATCGCGAAGATTATCTTTATTTGGAAGAGAAGATGGGTGAAGTATTAAGCGAACTCGAACAGCAGGTGTTGGTTCGTTATTTGGAAGGACAATCCTATAATGAAATTTCTGAAGAATTGGATCGACATGTAAAATCCATTGATAATGCATTACAGCGGGTGAAGCGCAAATTGGAGCGTCATCTTGAACTAAAAGAAATGACTTAA